The nucleotide window CCTGCAGGGCGCCCTCAGCCATTTAAAATGCACGTGTGAGCATTTAAAATGTGCGAAAATGAGCGATTTCAGAGGTTTAAGGCGATTTTAGGGGGAATTATTGTGGGAGTAAACGGTTAGAGAGTAGAAAAATTTGCAAATAAGAAAAACCTCCGATAGCATTGCCATCGGAGGTTTAAGAACAAGGATTTTATCCTGAATTACTTTATTAAAAGCATCTGCTTAGATTCATTGAAAAGAATTTTTCCATCCTTCATTGCAGAGATTCTGTAAATGTAAACACCACTTGAAAGGCTGCTTGCTTCAAATGTCTTTTCGAAGTTTCCTGTTTCGAGTTCTTCGTTTACGAGTTCAACCACTTCTCTTCCTAGCATATCGTAAACTTTAAGTGTTACAAAACTCTTTTCAGGAATCGAGAAAGTTATTGTTGTGGTTGGATTGAAAGGGTTGGGATAGTTTCCTGAAAGTTCGAAAGACTTTGAATTATCCCCAGCCGATATTTTATTTAATCCATAATAACTGAAGCTTACTTCTTCAGTGTACCCTGATAAATGATTGCCCCAATCCTTTGTTTGAACTTTATATTTAACTGTACCATTAGCGAGCAAGCCAATCTGTACACCATTATCAACATAATAATTGTTAGTCGTTGTGGTGTACAGTACCCAGGGATTGCTATCTAACTTTCGCCATACTTCAAAATATTGAATATCTGGTTCAAGTTGATCCCAGGTTATTTTTGGATGGTTTTGATACACAACACCTGTAAAGTTTGTTGGAATTATGGGAGTGGCATC belongs to Ignavibacteriales bacterium and includes:
- a CDS encoding T9SS type A sorting domain-containing protein, which codes for MQKVIIRDNKLYAFYLLYQTSPNAHYDLKLSYRNFDDNSYTSTSLNLDKVEITSGLGTAVSVNNNLNFAYDDSPYLKYQYFDGTSFSSPTTITTDNLQDNARFGFNAVSNDLFVIWKTTNLSVLQYKQFDATPIIPTNFTGVVYQNHPKITWDQLEPDIQYFEVWRKLDSNPWVLYTTTTNNYYVDNGVQIGLLANGTVKYKVQTKDWGNHLSGYTEEVSFSYYGLNKISAGDNSKSFELSGNYPNPFNPTTTITFSIPEKSFVTLKVYDMLGREVVELVNEELETGNFEKTFEASSLSSGVYIYRISAMKDGKILFNESKQMLLIK